The DNA region GaggtatactcacttgatcttaattactatttttcctgtgttaggagcattttttctaTTGGATTTTTGCTACCTGATGAGGTTTTAATGAGACATCTATCTTGGGTCGGTCATGGGTCGGTCATACCCTTGTGTGCTTTCTACTTGCGTCCTGAAGGCatttagttttgacttaatgcaatttttcatttttctccttAGAGTATGGGTATTATCCtaccttaggttttaccatagccagGTTTTGTAAGTTTTACTACTTATGCATTTTTCCGTATATTTTGAGATTCGCATTCGCTCATTGTACCGACTGGATGAGACAACTTTATCTACTATTTCTACATCATCAGTGAAGAGTTGATGCACCATTTACTTTAGTATTTACACACTAGTCCAAATTTCATTAggagtgtgattgtgtaaatcctagtagattaTGTATAGGAATTCTATGAGCCACTTACTTAAGTATTTACATACACTAGTCCTAATTTGATTAGACTTGATGCGCCATGTACTTAAGTATTTACATACTAATCCTAATTTCATTCGAATTATGTTATGAAATTCCGAAATAATACTGATTCGGAAAAAGTCTGAACATTCTGAAATTGATATAGAAGTTTGGTTTCGAAACTTTTTGGATTGGCATTAGAATGTTCTCATCCGATTTGATTCAATTAAAGTCACCCCTTGGAACGTCCATGCTTATGTGGtgcattttttaattctcctaTTTACTTTTTTGTGATCTCATTATACTTAAATCTCTTGAAATTTGAGAATTCCTGACCTAAACATATGCTTGAAATCAGTCTcataattacaaaaaaattaaataagaaacAAGTGAAATAATTCGCATCAatcaatttaacaaaaattgtAAATCTACATAACATACATAATTTGTAATATGTAGCACGTAACCAAAATTTGCAGTTTCTTTGTCGACCACACGCAGAAAGGCTAGTTGAAGGGTAAAATGGGATTCTACAAAGTATTCATATTTCATTCATGCTTTCTCACACTCTGAAGTGTATacttggcattcgtgtcgtgtttttcgtGTTCGTGACATATCTGATATCTTAACAGGTTGTGTTGTGTAACACcagttaaaataaatgggtaatatgactcaacccgaaatCGACCTGTTAATATTAATGGGTAATACGActctaaagaaaatatattttaaatcaacaaataattaaatgaaaaatataatactaagtatgtatatactatattgtcacataaatattactttaaaacataaaaacacatttgtcttTCAAATATAACATACCACAAAATAAGAGTCTAATGACAAAACATTAGTACGTtactacaaaatatcaaatgttcaagGCTATGCAAAATGAAGAGAGTTTTTTTTAAGGCTCTAGAGCCTTTCTCACAAGTCAAAAGTTTTACATTAATTATTGTGAATTTTTATGAGTTTTGCATTCACATAAAAACCTATTCATGAGAGTTTGGAGGAATTTAAGAATCTAAACCACGATGTAACCATTGTCTAAGGGTATAGTGTGCAATCACAAGCGTTTATtattctttcatatttttcaacttataaattaattattatgaatttttatttattttgaattgcCCTAAAAGTACTATACATGAAGGTTTgtagggttttaaaaattcaaacaacgATGTAGCCATCATCAAAGAGTAAAGAATGCAATCATGAGcgtttaaatattattttttttccacatttttcacacttgtaaatgaattattatgaatttttttttaatgtgcttttgtatttttaatatgttttggaaatttttaatctCACTTGTATGAGATTATGTAAGTAACTAGTAATCTTTTTTTTAgtaatttaaaattatcaaactaaCTTTTTCTTAACGGTGCGTTAAATGGGTAATCGGATTAGTTATCGTGTGAATAATGAATTATTAACAAATGACTTGATTAGTTATTgtgttgataaaaaaatttattatttgtgTGTTCGCTTTGTGGGTGTTAAGGTCATAGGAAGTTACTAGGTCTATTGTAGTGGATAGGTTTGTGAAATATGGGCAAGAGGAGGACGTGCCCTAACCCCATTTACTTCTGGTACCttctcctctctccctctctctgtggCGTAGTAGGCTAGTAGCATTTGAGCAGAATCATTACAATCCGACGAAAACCCTTTCCTCTGTTTCGGAGCTAGCGTGCTTCAACAATGGCGACTCTGATGCAGAAAATCAAGGACATCGAAGATGAGGTACTTTTGCCTGCACCCCCAGTCTCGTCTACTTTCTCTGCCAACGAcaaatcctaaattaatttaggGAAATTGAATGCTTTATATATACCCTTATCACTTGTTAGATGCTTAGGGATTTCAATAAATTTGTCGAGTGAAAAATTTGCCATGACGAACTCAACTCTCTCCAATCAACGAAAAtttgatttattattttctcAGTTAACCGTCGAAATCCGTTTATTGTTTCCGAAGTGATGCTTCTGGAATCTGGGTATTTCATATTAACtagaattttaatatttatttgctTATTAATTGCAGATGGCTAGGACTCAAAAGAACAAAGCTACTGCCCATCACTTGGGATTGCTGAAGGTGAGTTATTCTTTTTCATTCTAATGTTCGTCATGAAATTGCCTTTCATGCTCAATTTTTCTTGACAATAGTGATCCATCATTTTTTGCTAGGCTAAACTTGCAAAGCTAAGGAGAGACCTACTTGAGCCTCCGTCAAAAGGCGGTGGCGGTGCTGGTGAGGGTTTTGATGTCACTAAAAGCGGAGATGCAAGAGTTGGTTTGGTGGGTTTCCCTTCAGTTGGGAAATCTACACTGCTGAATAAATTAACTGGGACCTTTTCAGAGGTACAGAACTGTTGATTTATCTCACTTCAAACGTTATCTGTGTGAGGcaaacaaattttttatttgaagagAGACAATTATGTCCCAGAGATTCGTTATGTTAGGCATGAAAGCATGTAGAGTTTGTTTATATCACTTATTATGTTTTAACTGTGGGTCTCTAATATTAGGTCGAATTTGAGCTTCTAACTCTCTGTGCAGTCTACTGGGAATCGTCGCCTGGTCTCCCAGAGATTCTTTAGAAGCGGTTTCTGTCTGTATAGAGATCTTATATACTGTGGAAATTCGTCACTAGTACTAGAAATGTAAAATTTATTTAAGtgatgcttttttattttttatattttatattttatattttttaaatattagcTGAATATTCTTCTCTTAGATGGATTAACTTATTGGGGAATTCAGGTGTGCACTAAAACTAATTGAACATAGTGATAAGCCCTCTTTCAAATGTAGTTATTTCTTAGATGGTTGCTTTGTGATTTCAACATTTTAATGTCTTTTGATCTATTTATTTCAAAAGTTGGGTCATGGACCATACAAATTGCTATACTCTTATTGATGTTGTTAGAACAGGATGACCTGAGACTGTAGAGGAATGAGACATATAATTATATGTCCAGTGGGAACATTCTGCTTTGCTGACATTCATCTTAGCTTTTGCATATGCAAGTGACCAATATTCCAATGACTCTGTTTTGACGGTTATAATGTGTAAATATGTATATGTAGCACCTTCCAGTTCACATGGATAAAgaaagatgacatcccaaaattTAGAGGAAACTGAAGGCGCAAGGATGCCAAAAAGTAAGACACTACCCCACAACCTTCCTCCTTCCTAGAATTTTCAGAAGTCGAGTTTCATTTCATTCACACTGCCCAAAAGTGGCCAGCCCACAACTCCCAAGAATTTTGCTCTCCACTTCTCCAAAAGCATAATGCTTCTCAACAAGCATGGAAATGCAGAGTCTAGAAATCACCTGTTACGCAATCAATTACTGTCGAAGATTAAAGTGGTACAACAATGAAAAAATAGGTGGTCTATACGTGCAACCTCATTTTTGTAAATAAGGTCAATAGGAAGATAAACAAACATAAGGCCTCCTTTGGACTATGTCACAAGTATTGATTTGATCATGAATGCTAATCCAATCTAGGGCTAGAAGATCTGTGGGAGAGGGTGGGGTCCTTTGGTCTTCAGTTTCGTCAGAATTCAGACATCTACATTCTCCTTTCCTTGTAGTTGTTTtcgttgtttttcttttgtaatcaGATGTACTTTTTTTATTAGTGGACCTCCTTTTTCACTATTTTTGTGTACCTTTATTCAGTTGAAAGGAGCCATTTTCAAGCAAAGAGAGTGGAGAGATAGCTCTCCTACCTCCAGATTATTTAGACTTCTCTGGAAAAGAAAGTTCCAACTGGTTGGAAAGGATTCAACAAAGATCGGCAAATTTGGTAGTGTTAGAGTTTTAAAGTCCTGAGTCCATTAAGTTGTAGAAAATTATATGGATCGGATACTTCTGGATCATCACCTAGAACCTAATATTAATGCAGAAATGGAAAGAAACAAATCTCAACTACAATATTAGGGTCCCACCATTTACAGGTTCCTCGTATTCTATTTGGTCTGATGTCTTCCAAGCTTTATATTGCACTGAAATCTAGGAAACTGTTTGGGAACGGAGGATTGTATTGAAAtccttttgaaattttgatttcttttgtaCCTTCTGTGTGAAAACTTAGGGGTAGCGGGTGTCAGGATTCCTGTGTGTGATAAGACCTAAATTGTTGCTTGCTACGTGAAACCTGAAAGTTATTATTGTTATTCTTTCCTTCATTGTGCAGCCATGCAATAAATGTAGGCTGCCTACTGAGATAATTTATATCATTGCAAAGAAAATTCTTGATGTTTTGAGGACCACCTAATGTGTTTGTGTACAGGTTGCTTCCTATGAATTCACTACTTTAACTTGCATACCAGGAGTGATCGTGTATCGAGGTGCGAAAATTCAGGTactataattttataatttgcTTATATAATTGgaatttaaataattagttgGTGGTTgtagttttttggttttttttttggatttggacTTCTTGTTCACTATTCTTGTACTTATGTCTGtttatttgtgtgtgtgtgtgttttataAGCTCTTTCCCAATAAAAGAGAAGCTTTTGATATATACTCAAAATAGCTGTTCTAGATTTATGATCCATTTGCTCCCTTacaataaatatttttaaattgtcACACTTTAATGTGCAGTTGTTAGATCTCCCTGGAATTATTGAGGGTGCTAAGGATggaaagggtagaggaagacagGTAAAGTGTGATATTTGTTCCTCATTTTCTACCGTAACATGCTGGTGTTTTTTTTTCGGTGCACTTACTTCTTATACTTagttttttcttcatatttatATTCACAGTAACGGTTGTGAAATACGGGTACTTGACACCATCGCAATAACATTTGTGTTTGACATGCAAAGCACATGACATGAATGTAACGGACATGTTAGAGAATGGGAATTGCAATCTCTCTCTGCATTCCTTCTCATGTCAAGAGAATGTTAATGTTGACTGTCTTGAGTTAATCTTAGGCATGAGGCAGAGGTCATGTTCCTGACATGCTTGCAGCTGTACATTAATTTGGGGGCAAGCATGTTGTAAGCATTGATTTGGGCAAGCATGTTGTACAGTATGCATATATGCTTCAATACCCTGTCCATGTCCTTAGAAAGTAGGCTATATTTTACAAGGCTGCTGGACAAGACCTGAACAATGGTGTTCTATGAATATAGATGCATGCCTTAAGATCAGTTTTTGTAGCAAGAAAATTTGTACAATATGTGGTTGGATAGATAGACCAAACAATGTTTGAATAAATAAATGACCAATATTGTACCCTTGCATGGATTTACAAGTATTCTGATGGTTTTTGATCATTTAAGTGTATGGAATGGCTTTCAAAAAGATGTTTGCATAACAATGATCTTGGCTAGTTTATAAAGATCTGGACTAACATAGTTCTGCAGACAGACCTTCCGTATATGTTGTGAACCTTTTCTAGTGGTAAAATATGCTTGAGGTATATTTTCCTTTTGGCTGTGAATAATGTTATAATTTGTTTGATATATCACACTGATGAAGGCTTGAGATATGGCAGAGATTGTTTGGAATACAGAAAAAGTTTGCTTTTGCCCTTTGTCTTTGGGTATTCCTTATGTGCTTTTAGATTCACTTATTGGACTTTCATGTCATCCAGGTTATCAGCACTGCTAGGACATGCAATTGCATTTTAATTGTTCTTGATGCAATAAAGCCAATAACTCACAAGCGTCTAATTGAAAAAGAGCTTGAGGGATTTGGTATAAGGTGAGCTATAGCTTTGTTTCTGGTCTGTATAGCTTTATCATTTTGTTACTTCAGTTTAGCAGATCTTAAGGCCATTTATGCATTGGTCAGTAATGCATGACTTTCAGAAGTTCTCCGTTTCGTTTACATAATTTCAATCTGCTggattttcaaaatttgattaTACCTGTGCTCTACGTTATGTTTACATCATATGAACTCTTTTGTCAAGCCTTTATGAGATGCTGATTCAaccttatttttaatttaaaaataaaaatttatgcgAAATCTTCTAGGATGTACATTTATGTGGACGATGTGTTGTTGAATTAGCTTGTATAGGCTTGTCTGGATTCGAAATCTTTTTCAGGTTATATAATGCTTCAAAGTTCTTTCCCCCTTTTGTTAAACATCAGAAGCTATTAATCCTTCCTTTTATCAAATATGGAAAGTTCAGTTCAGTGACCTTTATTCTTTTGCTGCAAACACCATGTCTATTGAGTTAGTTGACAAAACCTTTAAGTTGCATACTTGTGACAATTTATTCAAGTGCCCACACGCACACAGGTAATGCTTACAAAAATGTTTTGCATGTGTATATGTAGATGTATGCGCATGTAATCTTTCTCACACTATCTAGACCCTTTGCTTGTATCTTCTCTTCCTAGATAGTTTATACTTATAATTAGCTAAATGTTTATTGTGAGCAGGTTAAACAAGGAACCACCTAACCTTACATTCCGGAAGAAAGATAAGGGTGGTATTAATTTCActtcaacggttacaaacacACATCTGGATCTTGAAACTGTGAAGGCAATATGCAGTGAATACAGAATTCACAATGCTGATATCACTCTTAGGTTTGATGCAACGGCCGATGACCTCatagatgtaattgaaggcagTAGGATATATATGCCTTGCATCTATGTTGTGAACAAGATTGATCAGATTACACTTGAAGAGCTTGAGATTTTGGATAAACTTCCTCACTACTGTCCTGTCAGGTAATCTTTTATCTAAACCACAGTTTATAGTTTCATAGTGGATTATTGTTGCAAAATGTTTTTAggataatttgaaatttttggatGTTCCATCTCCCTCTCTTTTGAGAACTTGCACTTCCatgtattattgagatattaCACGTTGGAAACTCCAATTCAAAATGTTAAAGCTTGTTAGGGGAGTAGGCCTAATGTAGTTTCGAAACATTACTGGCAGAGGATACTATCGATGTTTGACAACTCTACATTGCATCAGTTAAATATATTATAGCTTGTTAGAAGAGTAGGCCCTCCTAGGGTAGAAACACGACTGGCAGAGAACATCTCCATTTTTTGACAACTCTACAATGCATAATGTATCAGCAGCTTATATAAAACATTGTAACTGAAGCATATAGAAAAAATTGTAATCCTAAATAATGCTTAATTATACACTGGACTGAGTGTTAAAACTGTCTGCAGTTGCACGAAGATGACAAAATGAATAATTTCAAATAATAGCATATGGATTGTGTAGCGTTCATGAATCATTGTTTAGATTTGTTTTCCTTGGAAATAtttgttatttatattaatgctgtttatttctttttaacttttcttcattttcaggTATAGTTTTGCTGGCTTAttatttctgaattttttgttaattttacttGTGCAATTTGCCATGACTGATCTGCAGTGCTCATCTGGAGTGGAACCTTGATGGTTTGCTGGAGAAAATATGGGAGTATCTTAATTTAACTCGCATATATACAAAACCTAAGGGGATGAATCCAGACTATGAAGACCCTGTGATCCTGTCTTCTAAGACAAGGACGGTTGAGGATTTCTGCGAACGGATTCATAAAGATTTTATCAAACAATTTAAGTTGTATGTACCTCTCTTTAATTTTCTTAGTTTTGATCCGTCtgatattttattgttttttaaatgATAACAAGCACTCTGGAAATGGAGAAAGGTACTTTAGGCGCTTGTGTTAACGGCTGTGCAAAACTAGAGCATAAGTAAATATAGGCTTCCACTTTGTTTAGAAGTTTCAACTCAATGGTATGTTACTTTTGGACATTAAAAGACTCTTTTAAGTTTTTCTGATCTGAAAAAGATAACACAAACTTCTGGGGAAAGAAAAAAGGTGCTTGTGTCAACATCTGTGCTAAGTTAAAGCTTTAAGGAGGATGTGAATTTGAAGTTAACTTTGTTTTTTGGCAGTGCTCTTGTTTGGGGGTCAAGCGCAAAGCACAAGCCCCAAAGAGTTGGCAAGGTTGGttggtttgtttttttaattttaaatatatgttACACCATGCTTATCTCTTCCACATGCGACTACTTGATTTATTTCTATCAATGGACGTTGACTGCGTTAATTAATATGCATATTTGCTGCTTTGACACAACAGGAACATCTGCTTGAAGACGAAGATGTTGTTCAGATTATCAAAAAGGTGTGATTTGGTGCAAAGTCGGTAAGTCTTATAAACTTAGCACATCAGAATGTCACCGTGCGAGAGTAAAGCTTTTTGAGATGAGGCTTTCCTTTTCAACCAACTTTGGATCGTTGTAATTTGTAGACCATACAGCACTCCTCCGGTGTCTGCTTATTGGGGTGTAAGGCTAGGCAGAACTTGAGGCAGTTTGATATTTAATATCACACTGCCCTTTTTTTGTGTTGTCGTTTTAAAAGTTCTTTAGTTTGTGAATTGTGATAGTATAATAATATCATGTATTACGAAGTTCAGAGGATTAAAGAAAGTTGTTTAGTTTGTGATTTCCCTTGCTTTCGCCacttatatgtttaagttggcCAAGTTTTGCAAGTCCAAAGGGCACAAGGAATGGGATTAGGaagctctttttttttggtaaattttttacTCTTGGTTTACTGCGATCACAATGTGCGCTACATTTGGTTCGGGCCGTAATGATGGATTAGTCCagtttaagaaatgaagaagggGAAGGGAGGAAAGAGTACACAATATATAatggggaactttaacgaaaagcacctggtactgttcaaaCTCTGTTTTTCAAGTTTCATTTAATCGCGATTCCTAAGGTGCGGATAGAGCTTTGTGGACGGTGCGTGCAGACGGGATATGGACTGTAGGATTGAACGGCTGGAAACGAATCCATTAGAAAGGATTTAGTGTGAAACCGGGTTAAAAAAGACCCGTAAGTTATTGAAAACGGTACCCGTGAGATTCAAAAAATTAAACTCTCCTCCCTCCCATGACAGTAAAAGTTGAAAccataaatttttttcttctctcaaaaATCTATTTCTCACCCTGAGATCGTGCTTATTCAAAACTTTGGTAGAGTACGAAAAGTTCGTTTCCATTCGAAATCTAGTCGGAGTATTGGTGTGGTTGTTTCCGGCTCAGTGTACTTTGACATTCAGTCATCTTTGGTTTGAGGGTTAGCAGTTGCTTACATGGAAAAAATCCGGTGGTTCCTTGATTGGAGTGGGTTCAGAATGGTTGCTTCCACGGAAGTCGACGTCAAACTTGATTCTGGaaactaaatttgaaatttggtgagtttgaaaatttggaaCCCTAGAAAATAATTTTGTTATGTATGTAAAAttgtgtatttttttagggtttatgGTTAATTATGCAAGTGGGTTGATGAAATTAGTTGATGCGGAAGTATTTGAAAAATTTAGTGAGATGTAAGTTTATGAACTGTGGTTGACAGGTTGTGTACAAGATATATGTGCTTCAGTTTGTTTTGTTGAGTTTATGTTGTTCACTttggaatgaattttttttctatcaatctttgttaattttatgaattaatttgGGATTTTGTAACTcatgaaaataagttcatagaATTGGTGTATAACTATGAGAATTTGTTGACAGACTATGTCAAGTGCATGTATAGATATGATAACCTGTTGACAGCTTGTGTCAATGATAAACATTGTTGTACTTGGTTGTTATCAGGGTATATGTTGTTCAATTTGGTAGTGATGAATGGTTGTATTGTTATGTGTACACAAGATGACAAATCAGGTGGTTGAGCTTGCAACAAAACAGGAAGAATCTTATAGAGGAAGGGTTAACAACCTTTCTCAAGTTAGTCATGTTGTAGGAGTCTTGCGTCACAAGTTTAATGATGCACAATTTAGGGCCTCATGATTTGGACACTTAGAGAGTGTCGATAGATTAGCCTTTAATAGGCAGCTGGTGCATCAATTGTCGATTCATAGAGTGGCAAATCAGGGGATGAAGGACCTAGAGGAACTCACATATTTAATAGGCTACGAGGTCATCCGGTTCACAAAGGACTTTTGCCTCATTACAGGGCTTCATTGTGACGAACCCTATGATCTAGAGGTTTAGCTTTCCAACATTAGGCTATTGACTAAGTATTTTCCTCAGAAGTTTGGTTTTGTTGGAGAGAGTAGCAAGGGTAAGGGCAAGGGTAATGGTAAGGTTGTGAAGGGCAAAGGTAAAGTGAAGACCACCCCCAAGAAAGCTACGAAAAAGGTTTTAGTGACAAGTGTCGAACTTTAAATGGCGTTTAAACAAtgtgaggatgaggatgatgcATTGAAGATGGGGTTGGTTTACTTCGCCGAGGGTGTGTTGATAGGGGTAAAGAGTAATGTGAGTGTGAACCTAGAGTACTTGGACCTCGTAAAGGACATGGATAGGTTCAACACTTATTCTTAGGGTGCCATATCGTTCGAACAACTACAAGACAACCTTTGTTTTGCTGCTACTAGGGGAGGAAGATGAAGAGGGGATGGTGATACGGAAGGAGatgaggaggatgaggaggatAAAGAGGAACAACCGAGGGAAAATAAGAGGAGGCAGAGATTCAGATGGGGCTACAAAGGGTTTA from Malus domestica chromosome 01, GDT2T_hap1 includes:
- the LOC103454784 gene encoding developmentally-regulated G-protein 3-like — protein: MATLMQKIKDIEDEMARTQKNKATAHHLGLLKAKLAKLRRDLLEPPSKGGGGAGEGFDVTKSGDARVGLVGFPSVGKSTLLNKLTGTFSEVASYEFTTLTCIPGVIVYRGAKIQLLDLPGIIEGAKDGKGRGRQVISTARTCNCILIVLDAIKPITHKRLIEKELEGFGIRLNKEPPNLTFRKKDKGGINFTSTVTNTHLDLETVKAICSEYRIHNADITLRFDATADDLIDVIEGSRIYMPCIYVVNKIDQITLEELEILDKLPHYCPVSAHLEWNLDGLLEKIWEYLNLTRIYTKPKGMNPDYEDPVILSSKTRTVEDFCERIHKDFIKQFKFALVWGSSAKHKPQRVGKEHLLEDEDVVQIIKKV